The proteins below come from a single Pandoraea apista genomic window:
- a CDS encoding pirin family protein produces the protein MTDSTSPFLAVLKPHLSDIGAFTVQRSLPSLPFKTVGPFIFFDHMGPATLAPGQGMDVRPHPHIGLATVTYLFDGEIWHRDSLGSDQRITPGAVNWMTAGRGIVHSERTPPEVRERGGDVHGIQTWVALPQADEETEPTFAHHEASSLPDIFLPGVHMRLILGEAFGEKAPVKVFSPIFYLAVDMAPCAAFVLPPEYAERAVYTVQGEVTVNDEVLPAQRMGVLAPHTDVRIVAGDQPARLMLLGGAPLDGERFIFWNFVSSSRERIEQAKAAWTAQQMGTVPGETEWIALPERKPTAK, from the coding sequence ATGACTGATTCCACGAGCCCCTTTCTTGCCGTACTCAAGCCGCATTTGAGCGACATTGGTGCCTTTACCGTGCAACGCAGTCTGCCCAGCCTGCCATTCAAGACGGTCGGCCCGTTTATCTTCTTCGACCATATGGGCCCGGCCACGCTGGCGCCGGGGCAGGGCATGGACGTTCGCCCGCATCCGCACATTGGGCTGGCAACGGTCACTTATCTGTTCGACGGCGAGATCTGGCATCGCGACAGCCTCGGTAGCGACCAGCGCATTACGCCGGGGGCGGTGAACTGGATGACGGCCGGACGCGGCATCGTGCATTCTGAGCGCACGCCGCCGGAGGTACGTGAGCGCGGCGGTGACGTTCACGGCATTCAAACGTGGGTCGCGCTGCCGCAGGCCGATGAAGAGACCGAGCCGACGTTCGCGCATCATGAGGCGTCGTCGCTGCCCGATATCTTTCTGCCGGGCGTGCATATGCGCCTGATTCTCGGGGAAGCGTTCGGTGAAAAGGCGCCGGTGAAGGTGTTCTCGCCCATCTTCTATCTGGCCGTCGATATGGCGCCTTGCGCCGCGTTCGTGCTGCCGCCCGAGTACGCCGAGCGCGCCGTCTACACCGTGCAGGGCGAGGTAACGGTGAACGACGAAGTCCTGCCGGCGCAGCGCATGGGCGTGCTCGCGCCGCACACCGACGTGCGCATCGTTGCAGGCGACCAACCCGCACGGCTGATGCTGTTGGGCGGCGCGCCGCTTGACGGTGAGCGCTTTATCTTCTGGAACTTCGTGTCGTCGAGCCGTGAACGTATCGAGCAGGCCAAGGCGGCCTGGACGGCCCAGCAGATGGGCACCGTGCCCGGCGAGACTGAGTGGATTGCGCTGCCCGAGCGCAAGCCGACCGCGAAATAA
- the greB gene encoding transcription elongation factor GreB — protein MNKAFVKEDSGDDDDDLDAGAPEIPAGTKNYITPAGYRRLKDELLDLIDNQRPEVVKIVSWAASNGDRSENGDYIYGKRRLREIDRRIRFLTRRLDNAEVVDTRRQENVDQVFFGAEVTYADSKGDEHKIMIVGIDEVDLDRGHVSWISPIARAITKAKIGDTVPLRTPAGLEQIEILDVHYPPSE, from the coding sequence ATGAACAAAGCCTTCGTCAAGGAAGACAGCGGCGACGACGATGACGATCTCGACGCCGGTGCCCCGGAAATTCCGGCGGGCACCAAGAACTACATCACACCGGCCGGCTACCGTCGCCTGAAGGACGAATTGCTCGACCTGATCGACAATCAGCGCCCCGAAGTCGTGAAAATCGTATCGTGGGCGGCATCCAATGGCGATCGCTCGGAGAACGGCGACTACATTTACGGCAAGCGGCGTTTGCGCGAAATCGACCGGCGTATCCGCTTTCTCACGCGACGCCTCGACAATGCGGAAGTCGTCGACACGCGCCGTCAGGAGAACGTCGATCAGGTGTTTTTCGGTGCAGAGGTGACCTATGCCGATAGCAAGGGCGACGAACACAAGATCATGATCGTCGGCATCGACGAAGTCGATCTCGACCGGGGACATGTCAGTTGGATTTCGCCCATCGCCCGCGCGATCACCAAGGCGAAGATCGGCGACACGGTGCCGCTGCGCACCCCGGCCGGACTCGAACAGATCGAGATCCTGGACGTGCACTATCCGCCGTCGGAATGA
- a CDS encoding RelA/SpoT family protein translates to MSHAKSPAASIAADEPKAGEPKPERKKKKGESATRQYIDALLEQSYRHLFGPTATPEQPRKHEVVSIARLKGMLGEYLKESDLAQIKEAFQFSDEAHLGQYRQSGQPYITHPVAVAEICAEWKLDAQSIMAALLHDVMEDQGVTKAELAERFGPKVAELVDGLSKLDKMEFRSREEAQAESFRKMLLAMARDVRVILVKLADRLHNMRTLGVTSTEKRRRVARETLDIYAPIAHRLGLNNTYRELQDLSFANYHPRRYAVLDKAVKAARGNRREVVGKILDAVEKALTDGGVSADVFGREKTLFSIYNKMQEKQLSFSQVLDVYGFRVVVESNAQCYLSLGVLHALYKPVPGKFKDYIAIPKVNGYQSLHTTLVGPFGTPIEFQIRTRRMHEIAEAGVAAHWLYKNGGADMNDVQKHAHQWLQSLLDIQSETGDSTEFLEHVKIDLFPDAVYVFTPKARIMALPRGATALDFAYSVHSDLGNQCVAVKINNELLPLRTELKNGDIVEVITAPYSKPNPVWLGFVRTGKARSAIRHYLKTMRFAESVQLGERLVEQALKGYGLTMSEISPEIWDKLAQWTGNKDRQDIFADIGLGRRVAAVMAKRLAVLLSGKESENDTDSPDDPDSPRTGDENVGPPVLITGTEGMSVQFSSCCRPIPGDAIMGYIGIGLGMAIHTTDCPVARRIHRKDPTRWIDVAWAPQPGRLFDVGIKVLVHHNRGVFSRVAADITASDANIVHIGMDEVVPDESATLRFLIQVSDRVHLANVMRRIRVNPDVMRVARERPSERHQEELHAMRVARERGNF, encoded by the coding sequence ATGAGTCATGCGAAATCACCGGCCGCGTCCATCGCTGCGGATGAACCCAAAGCGGGGGAGCCGAAGCCCGAGCGCAAGAAAAAGAAGGGCGAAAGCGCCACGCGGCAATACATCGATGCGCTGCTAGAGCAGTCGTACCGGCATTTGTTCGGTCCGACCGCAACGCCTGAGCAGCCGCGTAAGCATGAGGTCGTTTCGATTGCCCGTCTGAAGGGCATGCTTGGGGAATACCTCAAGGAAAGCGATCTCGCGCAAATCAAAGAGGCATTCCAGTTCAGCGACGAGGCCCACCTGGGCCAATATCGCCAGAGCGGACAACCCTACATCACCCATCCCGTTGCCGTTGCCGAGATCTGTGCCGAGTGGAAACTCGATGCGCAGTCGATCATGGCCGCCCTGTTGCACGACGTGATGGAAGACCAGGGGGTGACCAAGGCCGAGCTCGCCGAGCGATTCGGCCCGAAGGTCGCAGAACTGGTCGACGGTCTGTCGAAACTCGACAAGATGGAGTTTCGCAGCCGGGAGGAAGCGCAGGCCGAGAGTTTCCGCAAGATGCTGCTGGCGATGGCGCGCGATGTTCGCGTCATCCTCGTTAAGCTCGCGGACCGCCTGCACAACATGCGCACGCTGGGCGTCACGTCGACGGAAAAGCGGCGCCGCGTGGCGCGCGAGACGCTCGACATCTATGCGCCCATTGCGCACCGTCTCGGTCTGAACAATACCTACCGCGAGCTTCAGGACCTGAGCTTCGCGAATTATCATCCGCGTCGCTACGCCGTGCTCGACAAGGCCGTGAAGGCCGCGCGCGGCAACCGGCGCGAAGTGGTCGGCAAGATCCTCGACGCCGTCGAGAAGGCGCTCACCGATGGCGGTGTGAGTGCCGACGTCTTTGGCCGCGAGAAAACGCTCTTCAGCATCTATAACAAGATGCAGGAAAAGCAACTGTCGTTCTCGCAGGTGCTCGACGTGTATGGCTTCCGCGTTGTGGTCGAGTCGAATGCGCAGTGTTATCTGTCGCTCGGTGTTCTGCACGCGCTCTACAAGCCGGTACCGGGCAAGTTCAAGGACTACATTGCAATCCCGAAGGTTAATGGCTACCAGTCGTTGCACACGACCCTGGTGGGCCCCTTCGGTACCCCCATCGAATTTCAGATTCGCACGCGCCGCATGCACGAGATCGCGGAGGCGGGCGTGGCTGCCCACTGGCTGTACAAGAACGGTGGCGCAGATATGAACGATGTGCAGAAGCATGCGCATCAATGGTTGCAGTCGTTGCTCGACATTCAAAGCGAGACCGGCGATTCGACCGAGTTCCTCGAACACGTCAAGATCGACCTGTTCCCCGACGCCGTTTACGTCTTCACGCCCAAGGCGCGCATCATGGCGCTGCCGCGCGGTGCGACGGCGCTCGACTTTGCCTATTCGGTGCACAGCGATCTGGGTAATCAGTGTGTTGCCGTCAAGATCAACAACGAGTTGCTGCCGCTTCGCACCGAGTTGAAGAATGGCGATATCGTGGAAGTCATCACCGCGCCGTATTCCAAGCCGAACCCTGTCTGGCTCGGGTTCGTGCGCACGGGCAAGGCGCGCTCGGCCATTCGTCATTACCTCAAGACGATGCGTTTCGCCGAGTCGGTGCAGCTTGGCGAGCGTCTGGTCGAACAGGCGCTCAAGGGCTATGGCCTGACGATGAGCGAGATTTCGCCGGAGATCTGGGACAAGCTCGCGCAGTGGACCGGTAACAAGGACCGGCAGGACATCTTCGCGGACATCGGGCTCGGACGCCGCGTGGCGGCTGTTATGGCCAAGCGTCTGGCCGTGCTCTTGTCGGGCAAGGAAAGCGAGAATGACACCGATAGCCCGGACGATCCCGATTCGCCGCGCACAGGCGACGAGAACGTTGGCCCGCCGGTGCTCATCACGGGGACGGAAGGCATGTCGGTGCAGTTCTCGTCGTGCTGCCGTCCGATTCCGGGCGACGCCATCATGGGGTATATCGGTATCGGTCTGGGCATGGCGATCCACACGACCGACTGCCCGGTCGCCCGCCGCATTCATCGCAAGGATCCGACCCGCTGGATCGACGTTGCGTGGGCGCCGCAGCCGGGACGTTTGTTCGACGTTGGGATCAAGGTGCTCGTGCATCACAACCGCGGCGTGTTTTCGCGGGTGGCAGCCGACATTACCGCGTCTGACGCCAACATTGTGCACATTGGCATGGATGAAGTGGTGCCGGACGAATCGGCCACGCTGCGCTTCCTCATTCAGGTGAGCGACCGCGTGCATCTGGCCAACGTGATGCGCCGTATCCGTGTGAATCCCGATGTGATGCGTGTGGCGCGCGAGCGTCCGAGCGAGCGCCATCAGGAAGAACTGCACGCCATGCGCGTGGCGCGCGAACGCGGTAACTTCTGA
- the rpoZ gene encoding DNA-directed RNA polymerase subunit omega, producing MARITVEDCLKRIPNRFELALAATYRARQLAQGHTPKLENNKDKPTVVALREIAAGQVGIEMLKKVPL from the coding sequence ATGGCCCGTATTACCGTTGAAGACTGCCTGAAAAGAATCCCGAATCGCTTCGAGTTGGCACTCGCCGCGACCTACCGCGCCCGCCAACTGGCGCAAGGTCACACGCCGAAGCTCGAGAACAACAAGGACAAGCCTACCGTTGTCGCGCTGCGCGAAATCGCTGCGGGTCAGGTGGGCATCGAGATGCTCAAGAAAGTGCCGCTCTGA
- the gmk gene encoding guanylate kinase has product MTPQSQVTPPALHAEYPGNLFMVVAPSGAGKSTLVNALLAQDSEVRLSISCTTRAPRPNEEEGVHYNFISVEQFLERRKRGEFLESAEVHGNYYGTSRVWIEEQMREGRDVLLEIDWQGAQQVRKRFSNAVGIFILPPSIEALEARLKKRGTDEPKVIARRLLAAGGEIAHAPEADFIIINDEFQRALDQLQSVFTAVRLRFASQYARHKTLFTDLDIHAPNEHP; this is encoded by the coding sequence ATGACCCCGCAATCGCAAGTCACGCCCCCCGCGCTGCATGCCGAGTATCCCGGCAATCTGTTCATGGTGGTCGCCCCGTCGGGCGCGGGCAAGTCCACGCTCGTCAACGCGTTGCTCGCGCAGGACAGCGAGGTTCGCCTGTCGATCTCGTGCACCACGCGCGCACCGCGTCCGAACGAGGAAGAGGGCGTGCATTACAACTTCATCTCCGTCGAGCAGTTTCTGGAGCGCCGCAAGCGCGGCGAGTTTCTGGAAAGTGCCGAAGTGCATGGCAACTACTACGGCACGTCGCGCGTGTGGATCGAAGAGCAGATGCGCGAAGGCCGGGACGTGCTGCTGGAGATCGATTGGCAGGGTGCGCAACAGGTGCGCAAGCGCTTTTCGAATGCGGTCGGCATTTTCATTCTGCCGCCGTCCATCGAGGCGCTCGAAGCGCGGCTGAAGAAGCGCGGCACAGACGAGCCGAAGGTGATCGCACGTCGTCTTCTGGCGGCCGGCGGCGAAATCGCCCACGCGCCCGAAGCGGATTTCATCATCATCAACGACGAATTCCAGCGTGCCCTCGACCAACTGCAATCGGTCTTCACTGCGGTGCGTTTGCGCTTCGCTTCCCAGTACGCCCGGCACAAGACATTGTTCACGGATCTGGACATCCACGCGCCGAACGAGCACCCGTAA
- a CDS encoding YicC/YloC family endoribonuclease has translation MKDNNIYSMTGYASVTRDIAHADGAAGASVSVELRTVNSRFLDLAFRMPEEARACEPVLREALTAKLSRGKVDIRINVQRPESGTNGALNLDAVKQLSELEQQVLAIFPDAERMRTGEILRWPGVLGEESVTAEALRDAVIDAGRAAIGDLVDVRKREGAQLKASLIERIENMEKILTGLQPLVPELISRHQQKIIDRLQEALGVVVPEGSAAPGKEEIAERIRQEVTMYGVRIDVAEELTRLDAHLKETRHILDKGGLVGKRLDFMMQELNREANTLGSKAASKELADASMELKLYIEQMREQVQNLE, from the coding sequence ATGAAAGACAACAACATCTACAGTATGACCGGCTACGCCAGCGTCACGCGCGACATTGCGCATGCCGATGGAGCCGCAGGCGCGAGCGTGTCGGTCGAATTGCGCACGGTTAATTCGCGCTTCCTCGATCTGGCATTCCGTATGCCGGAAGAAGCGCGTGCCTGCGAGCCAGTGCTGCGCGAAGCGCTCACTGCGAAGCTCTCGCGCGGTAAGGTCGATATTCGTATCAATGTGCAGCGTCCCGAGAGTGGCACGAACGGTGCGCTCAATCTCGACGCCGTCAAACAACTCTCCGAACTCGAACAGCAGGTTCTCGCGATTTTCCCGGACGCGGAACGTATGCGCACTGGCGAAATTCTGCGCTGGCCGGGCGTGCTCGGCGAAGAGTCGGTGACTGCCGAAGCGCTGCGCGACGCGGTGATCGATGCCGGACGCGCCGCCATCGGCGATCTCGTCGACGTACGCAAACGTGAAGGTGCGCAGCTCAAGGCCAGCCTCATCGAGCGTATCGAGAACATGGAGAAGATCCTCACCGGCTTGCAGCCGCTGGTGCCGGAGCTGATCTCGCGCCATCAGCAGAAGATCATCGATCGGCTGCAGGAGGCGCTGGGTGTCGTCGTGCCGGAAGGCTCGGCCGCGCCCGGCAAGGAGGAAATCGCCGAACGCATTCGTCAGGAAGTGACGATGTATGGCGTGCGTATCGACGTGGCGGAAGAACTCACGCGCCTGGACGCTCACCTGAAGGAAACCCGCCACATCCTCGACAAGGGAGGGTTGGTCGGCAAACGGCTGGACTTCATGATGCAGGAGCTCAATCGCGAAGCGAATACGCTCGGCTCGAAGGCCGCCTCGAAGGAACTCGCCGATGCCTCGATGGAGCTCAAGCTCTACATCGAGCAGATGCGAGAGCAAGTGCAGAATCTGGAGTAA
- the rph gene encoding ribonuclease PH has translation MTLITRPDGRAQDALRPVRITRQYTRYAEGSVLIECGETKVICTASVEEKVPGFLRDSGQGWLTAEYGMLPRATHTRSDREAARGKQSGRTQEIQRLIGRSLRAVFDLEKFGPRTIQIDCDVIQADGGTRCASITGAFVAAHDAVSKLIADGKLDASPIRAHVAAVSVGLYQGHPVLDLNYAEDSACDTDMNVIMTSEGGFVEIQGTAEGAPFTRAQSNVLLDLADTGIRQLIDAQKRALGV, from the coding sequence ATGACGCTAATCACCCGCCCGGACGGCCGTGCGCAAGACGCACTGCGCCCCGTGCGCATTACCCGCCAATACACCCGTTATGCCGAAGGTTCGGTACTGATCGAATGCGGCGAAACCAAGGTCATCTGCACCGCCAGCGTTGAAGAGAAAGTGCCGGGCTTTCTGCGCGATTCCGGTCAGGGCTGGCTCACCGCCGAATACGGCATGCTGCCTCGCGCCACGCACACTCGCAGCGATCGCGAAGCGGCTCGTGGCAAGCAGAGCGGACGCACCCAGGAAATTCAGCGCCTGATCGGCCGTTCGCTGCGCGCCGTGTTCGATCTCGAGAAATTCGGCCCGCGCACGATCCAGATCGACTGCGACGTCATTCAGGCCGACGGCGGCACGCGTTGTGCGTCGATCACCGGCGCTTTCGTCGCAGCGCATGACGCCGTCTCGAAGCTCATCGCCGACGGCAAACTCGACGCGTCGCCCATCCGCGCGCACGTTGCCGCCGTATCGGTCGGGCTGTATCAGGGCCACCCGGTGCTCGATCTGAACTACGCGGAAGACTCCGCGTGCGACACCGACATGAACGTCATCATGACGAGCGAGGGCGGTTTCGTCGAAATTCAGGGAACGGCCGAAGGGGCGCCGTTCACGCGGGCGCAAAGCAACGTGCTGCTCGATCTGGCCGATACCGGCATTCGTCAGTTGATCGACGCGCAGAAGCGCGCATTGGGAGTCTGA
- the rdgB gene encoding RdgB/HAM1 family non-canonical purine NTP pyrophosphatase, translating to MAMHKIVLASNNPGKLREFASLFEPLGIELVPQGMLGVSEAEEPHVTFIENALAKARHAAAATGLPALADDSGLCVPILGGAPGVYSARYAARAGREKSDAANNRHLIEQLAPHADTPGYRDAYYFAALVLVRHAEDPQPIIAEGRWDGEIVDTPRGAHGFGYDPHFLIRSLNQTAAELDPAVKNAHSHRARALRVLLEKMGREA from the coding sequence ATGGCGATGCACAAGATCGTGCTGGCGTCTAACAACCCGGGCAAGCTGCGCGAGTTCGCCTCGTTGTTCGAGCCGCTCGGCATCGAGTTGGTGCCGCAGGGCATGCTTGGCGTTTCCGAAGCCGAAGAACCCCACGTGACCTTTATCGAGAACGCCTTGGCGAAGGCGCGGCATGCTGCGGCGGCGACCGGACTGCCGGCACTGGCGGACGATTCCGGCCTGTGTGTGCCGATCCTCGGCGGCGCCCCGGGCGTATATTCCGCGCGCTACGCCGCCCGTGCCGGGCGCGAAAAATCGGATGCCGCGAACAACCGTCATCTGATCGAACAACTCGCACCGCACGCCGACACCCCCGGCTATCGCGACGCCTATTACTTCGCAGCGCTCGTACTGGTGCGTCATGCCGAAGATCCGCAGCCAATCATTGCCGAGGGCCGTTGGGATGGCGAGATCGTCGACACGCCACGCGGCGCACACGGTTTCGGCTACGATCCGCATTTCCTCATCCGCTCGTTGAATCAAACGGCTGCGGAACTCGATCCCGCCGTCAAGAACGCCCATAGCCACCGGGCGCGCGCCTTGCGCGTACTGCTGGAAAAAATGGGCCGGGAGGCGTGA
- the hemW gene encoding radical SAM family heme chaperone HemW, which produces MSESVLPVQNFLRSGKISLPALPPMSLYVHFPWCVRKCPYCDFNSHEWRGDGGAQAFPEQAYLDALRQDLEQALPLVWGRPVHTVFIGGGTPSLLSAAGLDRLLSDLRALLPLDADAEITMEANPGTFEADKFRSFRASGINRLSIGIQSFNSEHLKALGRIHDGDEARHAIEIAQANFDNFNLDLMFALPNQTLAQCQQDVETALSFAPPHLSLYHLTLEPNTQFHKYPPTVPDDDTAADMQDWIAERTALAGYGHYEVSAYAQPHRRAKHNVNYWEFGDYLGIGAGAHSKISFPHRVLRQIRHKHPQRFMEAATAGNAVQEEREVDVRDLPFEFMLNALRLTDGVKSELFADRTGLPMAKIARALAAGVDKGLLVDDPQRIAPTELGQRFLNDLQGMFLERDGK; this is translated from the coding sequence ATGAGCGAGTCCGTGCTGCCCGTGCAGAACTTCCTGCGGTCCGGCAAAATCAGTTTGCCGGCATTGCCGCCGATGTCGCTGTACGTGCACTTTCCGTGGTGTGTGCGCAAGTGTCCGTACTGCGACTTCAATTCGCACGAGTGGCGCGGCGATGGCGGCGCGCAGGCCTTCCCCGAGCAAGCCTATCTTGACGCGCTGCGTCAGGATCTGGAGCAAGCGTTGCCGCTGGTGTGGGGGCGCCCCGTGCACACCGTCTTTATCGGTGGCGGCACGCCAAGCTTGTTGTCGGCGGCGGGGCTGGATCGTCTGCTATCGGATCTGCGCGCACTGCTGCCGCTCGACGCCGACGCCGAAATCACCATGGAAGCGAACCCCGGCACATTTGAAGCCGACAAGTTTCGCAGCTTCCGTGCGAGCGGCATCAACCGGTTATCCATCGGGATTCAGAGCTTCAACAGCGAGCATCTCAAGGCACTCGGACGTATTCACGATGGTGACGAAGCGCGTCACGCGATCGAGATTGCCCAGGCGAACTTCGACAACTTCAACCTCGACCTGATGTTCGCGTTGCCGAACCAGACGCTGGCGCAATGCCAACAGGACGTTGAGACTGCTTTGTCGTTCGCGCCGCCGCATTTATCGCTGTATCACCTCACGCTCGAGCCGAACACCCAATTCCACAAGTATCCGCCTACCGTGCCGGATGACGACACGGCTGCGGACATGCAGGACTGGATCGCAGAGCGCACGGCGTTGGCAGGTTATGGGCATTACGAGGTGTCGGCGTATGCGCAACCGCATCGTCGCGCGAAGCACAACGTGAATTACTGGGAGTTCGGCGACTATCTCGGCATTGGCGCAGGCGCGCACAGCAAGATTTCATTCCCCCACCGGGTGCTGCGTCAAATCCGGCACAAGCATCCGCAACGGTTTATGGAAGCGGCGACGGCTGGCAATGCCGTTCAGGAAGAGCGAGAAGTGGACGTGCGCGATCTGCCGTTCGAGTTCATGCTCAACGCGTTGCGGCTGACGGACGGCGTGAAGAGCGAGCTTTTCGCGGACCGTACCGGCTTGCCGATGGCAAAAATTGCCAGAGCGCTGGCGGCCGGCGTCGACAAAGGATTGCTGGTGGACGATCCGCAGCGCATCGCCCCGACCGAGTTGGGCCAGCGCTTCCTGAACGACCTTCAGGGAATGTTTCTGGAGCGCGACGGGAAGTAA
- a CDS encoding acyl-CoA synthetase, whose amino-acid sequence MDADTSRDSAQETSNDASGERVTDAPTANAFTWQIPTLYNIGVDVCDKWADGTNRLALIHESADGSHVRLTFDVLKQLSNQLANEWRANGVKAGDRIGIFLPQSPATLVAHVAAYKLGAIAVPLFTLFGPEALAYRLQNSGAAVLVTDLASIGKIDDIRAEIPDLRLVYVVHDDLPEAHHHVADDKDWGVAEDGLLALWPAIASRDPHFEPVQTRADAPALIIYTSGTTGKPKGALHAHRVLLGHLPGVETSHNGFPQDGDLIWTPADWAWIGGLLDVLLPALHHGVPVLSRRFEKFDPVAAFDLMARHGVRNTFLPPTALKMLRTVPSPREHWPLQLRSVASGGESLGPELLSWGREHLGVDINEFYGQTECNMVVSSCAAEFPALPGAIGRAVRGHAVTIVDDDGKPLPQGTVGNIAIARPNPVMFLGYWHNPDATMEKYRGDYLLTGDSGFVDEQGYITFTGRSDDVITSAGYRIGPGPIEDCLIRHPSVQFAAVIGEPDELRTEIVKAFVVLREGHMPSDALAKEIQDFVKHRLAAHEYPRKVVFLPELPMTVTGKIIRKALREMGTSLG is encoded by the coding sequence ATGGATGCCGACACCTCCCGCGATTCCGCCCAAGAGACGTCAAACGACGCCAGCGGCGAGCGCGTGACCGACGCCCCGACTGCCAACGCTTTCACCTGGCAAATTCCAACCCTTTACAACATCGGCGTCGATGTCTGCGACAAATGGGCCGACGGTACCAACCGTCTCGCCCTCATTCACGAAAGCGCAGACGGCTCGCACGTGCGACTCACGTTCGATGTCCTCAAACAACTCTCGAATCAACTCGCCAACGAATGGCGCGCCAACGGTGTCAAGGCCGGCGACCGCATCGGCATCTTCCTGCCGCAATCGCCCGCCACACTCGTCGCACACGTTGCCGCCTATAAACTCGGCGCCATCGCCGTTCCTCTCTTCACACTCTTCGGCCCGGAAGCGCTTGCCTATCGCCTGCAAAATTCCGGCGCCGCCGTGCTCGTCACCGACCTCGCGAGCATTGGGAAGATCGACGACATTCGCGCCGAAATTCCGGACCTGCGCCTCGTCTACGTCGTGCACGATGACCTCCCCGAAGCGCATCATCACGTCGCCGACGACAAGGATTGGGGTGTTGCCGAAGACGGTCTGCTCGCCCTCTGGCCCGCCATCGCCTCGCGCGATCCTCACTTCGAACCCGTCCAGACCCGCGCCGACGCCCCCGCGCTCATCATTTATACCTCCGGCACCACCGGCAAGCCCAAGGGCGCACTGCACGCGCATCGGGTGCTTCTCGGTCATCTGCCGGGTGTGGAGACGTCGCACAACGGCTTTCCACAAGATGGCGATCTGATCTGGACACCCGCAGACTGGGCATGGATCGGTGGACTGCTCGACGTCCTCCTGCCGGCCCTGCATCACGGCGTGCCCGTCCTCTCGCGACGCTTCGAGAAGTTCGATCCGGTCGCGGCTTTCGATCTGATGGCGCGCCACGGCGTGCGGAATACCTTTCTGCCGCCCACGGCGCTCAAGATGCTGCGCACCGTCCCGTCGCCGCGCGAGCACTGGCCGCTGCAACTGCGCTCGGTCGCCAGCGGCGGCGAGTCGCTGGGCCCCGAATTGCTGAGTTGGGGACGCGAGCACCTCGGCGTCGATATCAACGAGTTCTACGGACAGACGGAATGCAACATGGTCGTCTCGTCATGCGCCGCCGAATTTCCAGCGCTGCCCGGCGCCATTGGACGCGCCGTACGCGGTCATGCCGTCACCATCGTCGATGACGACGGCAAGCCGCTTCCCCAAGGCACCGTTGGCAACATTGCCATCGCGCGGCCCAACCCCGTCATGTTCCTGGGCTACTGGCACAACCCGGACGCCACGATGGAAAAATACCGCGGCGACTACCTGCTTACCGGTGACTCGGGGTTTGTGGACGAACAAGGCTACATCACGTTCACGGGCCGCTCGGACGACGTGATCACCAGCGCCGGGTATCGTATCGGCCCCGGCCCCATCGAAGACTGCCTGATCCGCCATCCGTCGGTACAGTTCGCCGCCGTGATCGGAGAGCCCGACGAACTCCGCACGGAAATCGTGAAGGCGTTCGTGGTGCTGCGCGAAGGACATATGCCGTCCGATGCTCTCGCGAAGGAAATTCAGGATTTCGTGAAGCATCGCCTCGCGGCGCATGAGTATCCGCGTAAGGTGGTCTTTCTGCCGGAACTGCCGATGACAGTGACCGGCAAGATCATCCGCAAGGCGTTGCGGGAGATGGGCACGTCGTTGGGATGA